From a single Alkalihalophilus pseudofirmus genomic region:
- a CDS encoding pyridoxamine 5'-phosphate oxidase family protein, translating into MANQVEHELTNELLPHLQKERYVTLATVDFEKKSPNVNAISWVYAPTNKKLRFAIDNRSRIITNIKDEPGVVLTIIANGSTYSVSGKAMIKSEKMDSVPLKLSLIEVDVEEVRDVMFYGAKIVQNPEYDKTYDAEAAAKLDRQVMEALKTYNNE; encoded by the coding sequence ATGGCTAATCAAGTAGAACATGAGTTGACAAACGAACTGCTGCCTCATTTACAGAAAGAGCGGTATGTTACTCTAGCTACAGTAGACTTTGAGAAAAAATCTCCGAATGTAAATGCGATATCCTGGGTGTATGCGCCTACAAATAAAAAGCTCCGTTTTGCGATTGATAACCGATCACGCATTATTACAAATATTAAAGATGAGCCTGGTGTGGTCTTGACGATCATTGCCAATGGTTCGACCTATTCAGTTTCAGGAAAAGCAATGATTAAAAGTGAAAAAATGGATTCTGTTCCATTAAAGCTGTCATTAATTGAAGTGGACGTGGAAGAAGTACGTGATGTTATGTTTTATGGTGCAAAAATTGTACAAAATCCTGAATATGATAAAACTTATGATGCTGAGGCGGCAGCGAAGTTAGACCGTCAAGTGATGGAAGCATTAAAAACATATAATAATGAATAA
- a CDS encoding YlaH-like family protein → MDNQQLQEADLEGYSWLMQATAENPWYGLLAYIAIVILAILVFNLGFARELPILKKVVVYIMLIIGCFVLWLMEFAFGAPIIVVLIISALILAIYRYRLYRHREEKKEG, encoded by the coding sequence GTGGACAACCAACAATTACAAGAGGCAGATCTTGAAGGCTATTCGTGGCTGATGCAGGCAACTGCTGAGAATCCATGGTATGGGCTGTTAGCATATATAGCGATTGTGATTTTGGCTATCTTGGTTTTTAACCTTGGATTTGCAAGAGAACTGCCAATCCTAAAAAAGGTCGTTGTATATATTATGCTTATTATCGGCTGCTTTGTATTGTGGCTGATGGAATTTGCATTCGGCGCACCGATTATTGTCGTTCTTATTATTTCTGCACTAATCCTTGCGATTTATCGTTACCGTTTGTACAGACACCGGGAAGAGAAAAAGGAAGGCTAA
- a CDS encoding DUF5325 family protein produces MKKENVLFLLLAVITVICIMSIGVAVAERSIVIALLALIGIVIALFLGISLRKKVNEASE; encoded by the coding sequence ATGAAGAAGGAGAATGTACTTTTTTTATTATTAGCTGTTATTACAGTTATTTGCATTATGAGTATTGGAGTAGCTGTAGCTGAACGGAGTATTGTTATTGCTCTCTTAGCTCTTATCGGTATAGTCATTGCATTATTTTTAGGGATTTCACTGCGAAAGAAAGTAAACGAAGCTAGTGAATAA
- a CDS encoding inositol monophosphatase family protein, producing MSMNWSELEKVATSWVYEAGQKIKKTLAGPIDIETKSNPDDLVTEVDRSIEEFFYEKIQTTYPEHYFLGEEGIASEEPSLEGTVWIIDPIDGTMNFIHQKQNFAISVAVYHNKVGMIGIIYDVMRDELFHAVRGDGAYLNNVELPPVKERPLHESVIGLNARWLVEEKNQYRNPLKALVRDVRSIRSYGSAALEMAYVASDRLDGYLSVQLSPWDYAAGIVILNEVGCVASNFQGDPLSLTEPGTLFASKPILHKEIISVYIGEEY from the coding sequence ATGTCAATGAATTGGTCAGAACTTGAAAAAGTTGCTACAAGTTGGGTATATGAAGCAGGTCAAAAAATCAAAAAGACATTAGCTGGCCCAATAGATATTGAAACAAAGTCGAACCCAGATGACCTTGTAACTGAAGTAGACCGCTCAATTGAGGAGTTCTTCTATGAGAAAATTCAAACGACATATCCAGAGCACTACTTTCTCGGTGAGGAAGGGATTGCAAGTGAGGAACCTTCATTAGAGGGAACCGTATGGATTATTGATCCTATAGACGGAACAATGAACTTTATTCATCAAAAGCAGAATTTTGCTATATCTGTCGCGGTCTATCATAACAAAGTAGGCATGATAGGGATTATTTACGATGTGATGAGAGATGAGTTATTCCATGCAGTGAGAGGAGACGGAGCTTATCTTAACAATGTTGAACTCCCTCCTGTAAAAGAAAGACCTCTGCACGAATCAGTGATTGGATTAAATGCTAGATGGCTCGTCGAGGAAAAAAATCAATATCGCAATCCGTTGAAAGCCTTGGTTAGAGATGTAAGAAGCATACGATCTTATGGGTCTGCTGCTCTTGAGATGGCTTATGTAGCATCTGATCGATTAGACGGGTATTTGAGTGTCCAGTTATCGCCTTGGGACTATGCTGCTGGTATTGTGATCCTGAATGAAGTGGGATGTGTGGCTTCTAATTTTCAAGGAGATCCATTATCTTTAACTGAGCCTGGAACCTTATTTGCATCAAAACCGATCTTACATAAAGAAATTATTTCCGTATATATAGGAGAAGAATATTAA
- the typA gene encoding translational GTPase TypA, whose translation MTHRDDIRNIAIIAHVDHGKTTLVDELLKQSGTFRENEQVEERAMDSNAIEKERGITILAKNTAINFEDKRINIMDTPGHADFGGEVERIMKMVDGVLLVVDAYEGCMPQTRFVLKKALEQKLTPIVVVNKIDRDFARPAEVVDEVVDLFIDLGADEDQLDFPVVYASAINGTASMNAEKQDENMASLFETIVNEIPAPIDNSDEPLQFQVTMLDYNDYLGRVGIGRVFRGTIKVGQQVSLMKLDGSVKQFRVTKLFGFLGLKRTEIEEAKAGDLIAVSGMEEINVGETVCPVEHQEALPILRIDEPTLQMTFLVNNSPFAGREGKFVTSRKIQERLRAELETDVSLRVEDTDSPDVWIVSGRGELHLSILIENMRREGYELQVSKPEVIIREVDGVKCEPVERVQIDVPEEYTGSVMESLGERKGEMVNMTNTGTGQVRLEFMVPARGLIGYTTEFLSQTRGYGIINHSFDSYQPMAQGQVGGRRQGVLVSMETGKASQYGIMQVEDRGTIFVEPGTEIYEGMIVGEHTRDNDLVVNITKMKQQTNVRSATKDTTVTMKKPRILTLEEALEYLNEDEYCELTPESIRLRKKILVKTERERAEKRKKLAAK comes from the coding sequence ATGACACATCGTGATGATATACGTAATATCGCAATTATTGCCCACGTTGACCATGGTAAAACAACATTGGTTGATGAGCTTTTAAAGCAGTCTGGGACATTTCGTGAAAATGAACAAGTAGAAGAAAGAGCAATGGATTCAAATGCTATAGAAAAAGAACGTGGTATTACAATCCTTGCTAAAAATACTGCAATTAACTTTGAAGATAAACGTATCAATATTATGGACACACCTGGTCACGCGGATTTCGGCGGCGAGGTTGAACGTATTATGAAAATGGTTGATGGTGTGCTTCTTGTCGTTGACGCATATGAAGGCTGTATGCCTCAAACTCGTTTCGTACTTAAGAAAGCACTTGAACAGAAATTAACACCAATTGTTGTTGTTAATAAAATTGACCGTGACTTTGCTCGTCCGGCTGAAGTGGTTGATGAGGTTGTTGACTTATTCATTGACCTTGGTGCAGATGAAGACCAACTTGATTTCCCTGTTGTTTATGCATCAGCTATTAATGGTACTGCCAGCATGAATGCAGAAAAACAAGATGAAAATATGGCTTCATTATTTGAAACGATTGTTAATGAAATTCCAGCTCCAATCGATAACAGCGATGAGCCGCTTCAGTTCCAGGTAACTATGCTTGATTATAATGATTACTTAGGTCGTGTCGGTATTGGACGAGTATTCCGCGGAACAATTAAAGTAGGTCAGCAAGTATCTTTAATGAAGCTTGATGGCTCAGTAAAACAATTCCGTGTAACGAAATTATTTGGTTTCCTAGGCTTAAAACGTACAGAAATTGAAGAAGCAAAAGCTGGGGATTTAATTGCTGTTTCAGGGATGGAAGAAATTAATGTTGGTGAAACGGTTTGTCCTGTAGAACACCAAGAGGCACTTCCAATCCTTCGTATCGATGAGCCGACTCTACAAATGACATTCCTAGTTAATAACAGTCCTTTTGCTGGACGTGAAGGAAAATTTGTGACAAGCAGAAAAATCCAAGAACGTCTTCGTGCTGAACTTGAAACGGATGTTAGTTTAAGAGTTGAAGATACAGATTCACCAGATGTGTGGATTGTATCAGGCCGTGGAGAACTTCATTTATCAATTTTAATTGAAAATATGCGTCGTGAAGGATATGAGCTTCAAGTTTCAAAGCCTGAAGTAATTATTCGTGAAGTTGATGGTGTGAAATGTGAACCGGTTGAGCGTGTGCAGATTGATGTTCCGGAAGAATATACTGGATCTGTCATGGAATCATTGGGTGAGCGTAAAGGCGAGATGGTTAATATGACAAATACTGGAACAGGTCAAGTTCGACTTGAGTTTATGGTACCTGCACGTGGATTGATTGGATACACAACTGAATTCCTATCGCAAACGCGCGGTTATGGTATCATTAACCACTCATTCGACAGTTATCAGCCAATGGCTCAAGGACAAGTAGGCGGGCGCCGCCAAGGGGTTCTTGTTTCAATGGAAACAGGTAAAGCAAGTCAATATGGTATTATGCAAGTAGAAGACCGTGGTACAATTTTCGTTGAGCCAGGTACTGAAATTTATGAAGGTATGATTGTCGGAGAGCATACACGTGATAATGACTTGGTTGTTAACATCACAAAGATGAAACAACAGACAAATGTACGTTCAGCTACTAAAGATACGACAGTAACGATGAAAAAGCCTCGTATTTTGACTCTTGAAGAAGCTCTAGAGTACTTGAACGAGGACGAGTACTGTGAATTAACACCAGAATCAATCCGCTTACGTAAGAAGATTTTAGTGAAAACAGAGCGTGAGCGTGCAGAGAAGCGTAAGAAGCTTGCTGCTAAGTAA
- a CDS encoding YlaI family protein, whose amino-acid sequence MRVKCVLCDKIDKIDDQLPLAKRLRNRPIHTYMCNECDERIRERTLERQASGNFTLTYKTEKESEWL is encoded by the coding sequence ATGAGAGTAAAATGTGTACTCTGTGATAAAATTGACAAAATAGATGACCAGCTCCCATTAGCAAAACGCTTACGCAATCGTCCGATTCATACGTATATGTGTAATGAATGTGACGAGCGGATCAGGGAGCGGACACTAGAAAGACAAGCAAGCGGGAATTTCACTTTAACCTATAAAACTGAAAAAGAAAGCGAGTGGCTATAA